The DNA window GCCCTTTCCGTGCTCGGTGCCGGGTAGCCGTGTAGCCTCGCGCGCCGTATGCGCCTGAAGCTCCTTGCTCTCTCTGTCCTCCCCGCCGCCGCCCTCGTGACGGCGGTGGCCTGCATCACGGACCCCGTGTACCCGGGCAATCAGCTCATGGGCACCTTCCAGTTCGAGGCTCGCCTGGACCCGGCGGCCACCACCTGTGATGCGTCCATGCCGGAGTTCGCGCAGCTCGACGACGCGGGGGTGTTCCGCTTCGAGGGCACGTTCTCCAAGAACGAAGACGGTGGCGTGGGCTGGTTCACCGTGCAGGGCTTCAACCGGGACGCGAAGTACGAAGGACAGACGGTGGACTCGACGCTGAGTGCCACCGCGCCCCGGGCCTCGTGCGGCGCGGACTGCAAGGACTCGAAGATTGAAGAGACGCTCAAGGTGACGCTCTTCAGCGACAGCCAGTCGCGCGAGCTCAATCGTGAGTGCGTGCGCTTCGACGGAGGCACGCCGGACGGCAGCCCGCCGGGCCCCACGGAGAACGGCTACGACGTGGCCATGGCGTGTGGCTCGCTGACGGACGTCTTCCGTCCGGGCACCTGCACGTGTAATCCCAGCACGTGCACGACGACGTACAAGGTGCAGGGAGTGCGGAGGGACTGATGACGAAGCGAGCGGTGGTGTTGTTCTCGGGTGGCCTGGACTCGACGACGTGTGTGGCCATGGCGAAGGCCCAGGGCTTCGAGCCGGTGTGCCTGGCGGTGTCCTACGGCCAGCGGCACTCGGTGGAGCTGGAGCGGGCGCGCGAAGTCGCTCGCGTCATGGGCGTGAAGGACTTCCGGGTGGTGAACATCGACCTGCGGCAGATTGGTGGCTCGGCGCTCACCGCGGACATCGACGTGCCCAAGGACCGCCCGGCCGATGAGATGAGCCACGGTGTCCCGGTGACGTACGTGCCGGCGCGCAACGCGCTGTTCCTCTCGCTGGCGCTGGGATTGGCGGAGGTGGTGGAGTCCACGGACCTCTACATCGGCGTCAACGCGGTGGACTACAGCGGCTATCCGGACTGCCGGCCGGAGTTCATCCGCTCGTTCGAGGCGATGGCCAACCTGGCGACGAAGGCGGGCGCGGAGGGCGCGCGCTTCACCGTGCACGCGCCGCTGTCGGGCCTGTCGAAGGCGGACATCATCCGCGAGGGCACGCGCCTGGGCGTGGACTACGGCATGACGCACTCCTGCTACGACCCGGATGAGCAGGGCGGCGCCTGCGGGCGCTGCGACAGCTGCATGCTGCGCAAGAAGGGCTTCGAGGAAGCGGGCGTCCCGGACCCGACGCGCTACGCGGCGGGGGCCCCAGGATGAGCGCGCGGCGGTGGGCGTGGGTGCTGGGCCTGTGCATGGGGACCTCGGCGCTGGCCGAGGCTCCGAGCCCGGCGAAGGCCAAGCCCGCGAAGGCGCGGAAGGCGGGGGATATCGCGCCGCTGGTCGATGCGACCTCCGTGGTTCAGGACCTGACGCTGGACATGCGCTACGCGACGGCGGACAACTTCTTGAAGAAGAAGGTGTATCCGGACTCGGCGCGCTGCCTGCTGCTGCCGGAGTCCGCGAGCAAGCTGAAGGCGGCGGCCGACGTGCTGCGGCCCCAGGGCTACCGGCTGAAGGTCTACGACTGCTATCGCCCGCGCGCGGTGCAGTGGGAGATGTGGAAGATCATGCCCGTGCCCGGCTACGTGGCGGACCCTCGCAAGGGCTCCAACCACAACCGGGGCGGCGCGGTGGACCTGACGATGGTGACGCTGGAGGGGAAGGACGTGGAGATGCCCACGCCCTTCGACACCTTCACGCCCGAGGCACACCACGGCTACGCGGGAGGCACCGAGGCCTCGCGCAAGCACCGCGAGATTCTCCGCGAGGCGATGGAGGGGGCGGGCTTCGTCCCCAATCGCATGGAGTGGTGGCACTACGACCTGCCGGACGCCAAGACGCGGCCGGTGCTGGATGTGCCCTTCGCCTCGACGAAGACCCCATGATGACGGAACCGTGATGATGCGAGGCCCCGGCTGCGGCACGCTGTGCCTGCTTCAAGGAGAAGGCCGCCGGGTGCCCATGCCGCTGGTTTCACGATGAAGACTGCTTTCCTGCGATACCTGTGCGGAGTCCTCCTGTGCCTCGCCTCCTCGGCGTGGGCGCGAGAGGGCTCTGTGTCGGGCACCGTCCTCCAGGCTCAGGGGCAGCAGCCGCTGTCGGGGGTGAAGGTCTCCGCCCAGTCCCCCGTGCTTCCCGCGCCGCGCAGCGTGGTGACGGATGCGCGAGGGCACTACGTCCTCGCCTCGCTTCCCGTGGGCCTCTACACGCTGCGCTTCGAGAAGGAGTCCTTCCAGCCCGTCACCCGCACGGACGTGCGAGTGGAGGCCGGGCAGGCACTCGCCCTGAAGGTGGAACTGGCGTCCGTGGGGACAGGCGCGGTGGCGCACTCGTTCTCGCCGCTGGCGCCATTGGCTCCGCCGCAGCGATGGGAGTCGGATGGCATCGCGTGGATGGCGACGGCTCGGAGCGGAGACATTCGAGACAGGGCTCCGCCGTGGGTGCTGCCGCAGGAGTCGCCGCTCTCCACGAACCTCACGAACTCCAGCGTGGCGATTCCCACGAGCAAGCTGCTGCGCGACTCGGACACGCGAGGCTTCGGCGTCAATCCGACCATCGACACGGAGGAGGAGCGCATCTCCACGTATCCGCTGCGGGTCAGCACCGCGTCGTACGTGCTGACGAAAGGCTACCTGGAGCGCGACACGCTGCCGCCCGAGGAGTCCGTGCGCGTGGAGGACTTCGTCAACAGCTTCGACTTGGGAGACCCGGGGGATGTCGTGGGCCCGTTCAAGGTCCAGGTGGAGGGGTATCCCTCGCCCAGCCGCAAGGGCTACCACGTCGTGCGAGTGAGCCTGAGCTCCCTCGAGGCATTCAGCGACGTGGGTGTGCAGTTGGAGTTCGACCGGAGGGTGGTCGCCCGCTATCGGCTGGTGGGGTACGAGCAGACGTCGGCCACGCCGGAGCCGCTCGATGACGACGCGGAGCCGGAGGCCGTGCCGATGAAGTCGGGAGCGTCGGTGACGGCCGTCTATGAAGTGAAGCTGATTGGCCCCGGCATCTCCTTCGCCACCGTGCGCGTGCTCTACGAGTTCGGCGAGAACACGAACTGGCGCCGCGCGTACAAGTACCTGCCGTCGAGCACCCTGCGCTCGTCGAGCGCGCGAGCGGCTCCAGAGACGCGCCTGGCCTACGTGGCCGCGGCCTTCGCGGAGAAGCTGCGCGGCTCCCACTGGACGCGGTCGCTCGATTGGGCGCGGCTGCATGCGCTGTGGCAGGACATCGGTGCTCCGCTGACGAGCCGTCCCGACGTGGTGGAGTTGGGGGCGCTCATCAAGAAGGCAGG is part of the Myxococcus landrumus genome and encodes:
- the queC gene encoding 7-cyano-7-deazaguanine synthase QueC — translated: MTKRAVVLFSGGLDSTTCVAMAKAQGFEPVCLAVSYGQRHSVELERAREVARVMGVKDFRVVNIDLRQIGGSALTADIDVPKDRPADEMSHGVPVTYVPARNALFLSLALGLAEVVESTDLYIGVNAVDYSGYPDCRPEFIRSFEAMANLATKAGAEGARFTVHAPLSGLSKADIIREGTRLGVDYGMTHSCYDPDEQGGACGRCDSCMLRKKGFEEAGVPDPTRYAAGAPG
- the ddpX gene encoding D-alanyl-D-alanine dipeptidase translates to MSARRWAWVLGLCMGTSALAEAPSPAKAKPAKARKAGDIAPLVDATSVVQDLTLDMRYATADNFLKKKVYPDSARCLLLPESASKLKAAADVLRPQGYRLKVYDCYRPRAVQWEMWKIMPVPGYVADPRKGSNHNRGGAVDLTMVTLEGKDVEMPTPFDTFTPEAHHGYAGGTEASRKHREILREAMEGAGFVPNRMEWWHYDLPDAKTRPVLDVPFASTKTP
- a CDS encoding YfbK domain-containing protein, with the protein product MKTAFLRYLCGVLLCLASSAWAREGSVSGTVLQAQGQQPLSGVKVSAQSPVLPAPRSVVTDARGHYVLASLPVGLYTLRFEKESFQPVTRTDVRVEAGQALALKVELASVGTGAVAHSFSPLAPLAPPQRWESDGIAWMATARSGDIRDRAPPWVLPQESPLSTNLTNSSVAIPTSKLLRDSDTRGFGVNPTIDTEEERISTYPLRVSTASYVLTKGYLERDTLPPEESVRVEDFVNSFDLGDPGDVVGPFKVQVEGYPSPSRKGYHVVRVSLSSLEAFSDVGVQLEFDRRVVARYRLVGYEQTSATPEPLDDDAEPEAVPMKSGASVTAVYEVKLIGPGISFATVRVLYEFGENTNWRRAYKYLPSSTLRSSSARAAPETRLAYVAAAFAEKLRGSHWTRSLDWARLHALWQDIGAPLTSRPDVVELGALIKKAGSLDHRKDREGSLSNLDPDASPITGK